The proteins below are encoded in one region of Conger conger chromosome 17, fConCon1.1, whole genome shotgun sequence:
- the nepro gene encoding nucleolus and neural progenitor protein isoform X2: MCLKLLGACKLMICLAERCSRAFHLAGEHLHWREFIVLNVVLVSMLSRLWAFSQGVLRALAPVYGKMMVLLQEVSSAKPMPFLTESTLPTDLQAFLGSAAELHGDLCGAKGLRRPAMLNRLFRDEGRNRKRKQPCLHRKSSRGSDRVDLGSVVSQSRAAIADHLGGFDLKSMLKRPYGKDRQFVIGKNKPCDLAIPKKKRASEAVAVIGQKKSFLRKLKAVSSLSDMGAHLQEMIVWFRSRKMQRESSRLRLLQLKCQRLRRLEAQGLRVNRKLQSLRGETCRALRPGERQRTEPLLAQQGCRSLHSQWRSLRSTSVSGSKGKRWRKRPRRTGHGQGLSPERETAGGGDVTNEDTVREGKAIGAHPSTVRQDDIDDIFASIGF; the protein is encoded by the exons ATGTGTCTGAAACTGCTGGGCGCCTGCAAGCTGATGATCTGCCTGGCAGAGCGCTGCTCCCGGGCCTTCCA cctTGCTGGTGAGCACCTCCACTGGAGAGAGTTCATCGTGCTGAATGTAGTCCTCGTGAGCATGCTCAGCCGACTGTG GGCGTTTTCCCAAGGCGTCCTTCGAGCCCTGGCTCCTGTGTATGGGAAGATGATGGTGCTGCTGCAGGAGGTGTCCTCTGCCAAGCCTATGCCCTTCCTCACCGAGTCCACCCTCCCCACGGACCTGCAGGCGTTCCTGGGCTCAGCGGCAGAACTCCACGGAGACCTGTGTGGGGCCAAAGGGTTGAGAAGGCCTGCAATGCTGAACCGATTGTTCAGGGATGAGGGAAGGAATAGGAAGAGGAAGCAACCGTGCTTGCACAGGAAGTCGAGCCGGGGGAGTGACAGGGTGGACCTGGGAAGTGTAGTTTCACAGAGCCGTGCGGCGATCGCCG ATCATCTTGGTGGATTTGATTTGAAGTCTATGCTTAAAAGGCCATATGGAAAGGACAGACAG TTTGTGATTGGGAAGAATAAGCCATGTGATCTGGCCATACCAAAAAAGAAGCGTGCGTCAGAGGCAgtggctgtgattggtcagaagAAGAGCTTCCTGAGGAAGTTGAAAGCGGTGTCCTCCCTCAGTGACATGGGTGCCCACCTGCAGGAGATGATCGTCTGGTTCCGGAGCAggaagatgcagagagagagcagccgcCTTCGACTGCTGCAGCTGAAGTGTCAGAGACTGAGACGCCTGGAGGCGCAGGGGCTCAG GGTGAACAGGAAGCTGCAGAGTTTGAGAGGGGAGACGTGTCGAGCTCTTCGTCCCGGTGAAAGGCAGAGGACTGAGCCCCTCCTGGCCCAGCAGGGCTGCCGCTCCCTGCATAGCCAGTGGAGAAGTCTCCGCAGCACGTCTGTGTCCGGGTCAAAGGGCAAACGCTGGCGTAAACGCCCCAGGAGGACCGGGCACGGCCAGGGACTCTCCCCTGAGCGAGAGACAGCAGGAGGTGGGGATGTGACCAATGAGGACACGGTTAGGGAAGGAAAGGCCATTGGTGCACATCCCAGCACTGTTAGGCAAGATGACATTGATGACATTTTCGCTTCCATCGGATTCTGA
- the nepro gene encoding nucleolus and neural progenitor protein isoform X1 — MEAELWNRISIPRPGAISTVHIPFNNSTDSHVTHLLKASGKVLNLLRSTVLQTEVRVLYALLYVLNNSLRQHLPFRAIKQVEQCINRLKEMKLVSVLLDLKEMCPTKVQRKVGQRTGQCEVPSQPTLEWMCLKLLGACKLMICLAERCSRAFHLAGEHLHWREFIVLNVVLVSMLSRLWAFSQGVLRALAPVYGKMMVLLQEVSSAKPMPFLTESTLPTDLQAFLGSAAELHGDLCGAKGLRRPAMLNRLFRDEGRNRKRKQPCLHRKSSRGSDRVDLGSVVSQSRAAIADHLGGFDLKSMLKRPYGKDRQFVIGKNKPCDLAIPKKKRASEAVAVIGQKKSFLRKLKAVSSLSDMGAHLQEMIVWFRSRKMQRESSRLRLLQLKCQRLRRLEAQGLRVNRKLQSLRGETCRALRPGERQRTEPLLAQQGCRSLHSQWRSLRSTSVSGSKGKRWRKRPRRTGHGQGLSPERETAGGGDVTNEDTVREGKAIGAHPSTVRQDDIDDIFASIGF; from the exons ATGGAGGCTGAGTTGTGGAATAGGATCAGTATTCCCCGTCCTGGTGCAATTTCTACTGTTCACATTCCGTTTAATAACTCTACAG ACAGTCACGTAACGCACCTCTTGAAAGCCTCCGGAAAAGTGTTGAATTTGCTGCGTAGTACAGTTCTACAGACGGAAGTCCGCGTTCTGTACGCTCTACTGTACGTGCTAAACAACAGTCTGAGACAACACCTGCCGTTCCGGGCTATCAAACAG gtggaacAATGCATAAACCGCCTGAAAGAAATGAAGTTGGTATCTGTTCTTCTGGACCTGAAGGAGATGTGTCCAACAAAGGTGCAAAG GAAGGTGGGGCAGAGGACTGGTCAGTGTGAGGTTCCCAGCCAGCCCACCCTGGAGTGGATGTGTCTGAAACTGCTGGGCGCCTGCAAGCTGATGATCTGCCTGGCAGAGCGCTGCTCCCGGGCCTTCCA cctTGCTGGTGAGCACCTCCACTGGAGAGAGTTCATCGTGCTGAATGTAGTCCTCGTGAGCATGCTCAGCCGACTGTG GGCGTTTTCCCAAGGCGTCCTTCGAGCCCTGGCTCCTGTGTATGGGAAGATGATGGTGCTGCTGCAGGAGGTGTCCTCTGCCAAGCCTATGCCCTTCCTCACCGAGTCCACCCTCCCCACGGACCTGCAGGCGTTCCTGGGCTCAGCGGCAGAACTCCACGGAGACCTGTGTGGGGCCAAAGGGTTGAGAAGGCCTGCAATGCTGAACCGATTGTTCAGGGATGAGGGAAGGAATAGGAAGAGGAAGCAACCGTGCTTGCACAGGAAGTCGAGCCGGGGGAGTGACAGGGTGGACCTGGGAAGTGTAGTTTCACAGAGCCGTGCGGCGATCGCCG ATCATCTTGGTGGATTTGATTTGAAGTCTATGCTTAAAAGGCCATATGGAAAGGACAGACAG TTTGTGATTGGGAAGAATAAGCCATGTGATCTGGCCATACCAAAAAAGAAGCGTGCGTCAGAGGCAgtggctgtgattggtcagaagAAGAGCTTCCTGAGGAAGTTGAAAGCGGTGTCCTCCCTCAGTGACATGGGTGCCCACCTGCAGGAGATGATCGTCTGGTTCCGGAGCAggaagatgcagagagagagcagccgcCTTCGACTGCTGCAGCTGAAGTGTCAGAGACTGAGACGCCTGGAGGCGCAGGGGCTCAG GGTGAACAGGAAGCTGCAGAGTTTGAGAGGGGAGACGTGTCGAGCTCTTCGTCCCGGTGAAAGGCAGAGGACTGAGCCCCTCCTGGCCCAGCAGGGCTGCCGCTCCCTGCATAGCCAGTGGAGAAGTCTCCGCAGCACGTCTGTGTCCGGGTCAAAGGGCAAACGCTGGCGTAAACGCCCCAGGAGGACCGGGCACGGCCAGGGACTCTCCCCTGAGCGAGAGACAGCAGGAGGTGGGGATGTGACCAATGAGGACACGGTTAGGGAAGGAAAGGCCATTGGTGCACATCCCAGCACTGTTAGGCAAGATGACATTGATGACATTTTCGCTTCCATCGGATTCTGA
- the tex30 gene encoding testis-expressed protein 30, with translation MTEVLNRRYLRQVGTFIAGFHKFYNIRDVSPNTTLSMNLFHEDKVKIPFGSKHLDATLCIPAEACDVRTAVVLTHGAGGDMNFKHLVLLAEVLASTGLLCLRFTCKALNLVYRVKAYHAVVEYIQNLETFTFKNIFLGGRSMGARAAAALVKQLAEGAGDSVRGLVCLSFPLHPPGQTHAHGKRSEHLLALTQTPVLFVSGTHDDMCQRDLLEDVRKKMKVATAVHWVEGGSHGLAVKGRPEEEVLQEVNSGVTAWIVEHI, from the exons ATGACGGAAGTACTAAATCGTAGATATCTCCGTCAAGTAGGAACTTTCATAGCCGGTTTCCATAAGTTTTATAACATTAGAGATGTATCTCCGAACACAACGTTAAGTATGAATTTATTTCACGAG GACAAAGTAAAAATTCCTTTTGGATCCAAACACCTGGACGCGACTCTATGCATCCCTGCAGAAGCCTGCGATGTGCGAACCGCAGTGGTTCTCACACACGGAGCTGGGGGAGATATGAACTTCAAACACCTGGTCTTACTCGCTGAAGTTCTCGCCTCGACTGGCTTACTGTGTTTGCGATTTACATGCAAAGCACTAAACCTCGTTTACAGGGTGAAGGCTTACCATGCCGTTGTG GAATATATACAAAACCTGGAGACGTTcactttcaaaaacatttttcttggcG GCCGGTCGATGGGCGCCAGGGCTGCTGCTGCTTTGGTAAAGCAGCTGGCTGAGGGGGCTGGTGACTCGGTGCGAGGCCtggtctgtctgtccttcccACTGCACCCTCCTGGACAGACGCACGCCCACGGCAAGCGCAGTGAGCACCTCCTGGCGCTGACCCAAACGCCCGTGCTCTTCGTGTCTGGAACCCACGATGACATGTGCCAGCGG GATCTACTGGAAGACGTAAGAAAGAAGATGAAAGTTGCAACTGCAGTGCACTGGGTAGAGGGAGGCAGCCATGGCCTAGCTGTGAAGGGGAGGCCAGAGGAGGAAGTACTTCAGGAAGTGAACTCTGGAGTAACTGCCTGGATTGTGGAACACATCTGA